A genomic window from Streptomyces sp. NBC_00234 includes:
- the hrcA gene encoding heat-inducible transcriptional repressor HrcA yields the protein MLSERRLEVLRAIVQDYVGTEEPVGSKALTERHKLGVSPATIRNDMAVLEDEGFIAQPHTSAGRIPTDKGYRLFVDRLAGVKPLSSPERRAIQNFLDGAVDLDDVVGRTVRLLAQLTRQVAVVQYPSLTRSTVRHVELLLLAPARLMLVLITDTGRVEQRMIDCPAPFGETSLADLRARLNSRVVGRRFADVPQLVQDLPESFEGEDRGTVSTVLSILLETLVEETEERLMIGGTSNLTRFGHDFPVMIRPVLEALEEQVVLLKLLGEAKDSGMTVRIGHENAHEGLNSTSVVAVGYGSGDEAVAKLGVVGPTRMDYPGTMGAVRAVARYVGQILAES from the coding sequence ATGCTCAGCGAACGCAGACTCGAAGTGCTGCGCGCCATCGTCCAGGACTATGTCGGCACCGAGGAGCCGGTCGGCTCCAAGGCGCTGACCGAGCGGCACAAGCTCGGGGTCTCCCCGGCCACGATCCGCAACGACATGGCCGTGCTGGAGGACGAGGGCTTCATCGCCCAGCCCCACACCAGCGCCGGGCGCATCCCGACGGACAAGGGCTACCGGCTCTTCGTCGACCGGCTCGCGGGCGTCAAGCCGCTGTCGTCGCCGGAGCGCAGGGCCATTCAGAACTTCCTCGACGGCGCGGTGGACCTCGACGACGTCGTGGGCCGGACCGTGCGGCTGCTCGCGCAGCTGACCCGGCAGGTCGCCGTCGTGCAGTACCCCTCGCTGACCCGTTCGACGGTGCGGCACGTGGAGCTGCTTCTCCTGGCTCCGGCCCGGCTGATGCTCGTGCTGATCACGGATACCGGCCGGGTCGAACAGCGTATGATCGACTGTCCTGCGCCGTTCGGCGAGACATCCCTGGCGGATCTCCGGGCGCGGCTCAACAGCCGTGTCGTGGGACGCCGCTTCGCGGATGTCCCGCAACTGGTGCAGGACTTGCCGGAGTCCTTCGAGGGCGAGGACAGAGGAACCGTTTCCACGGTGCTCTCGATCCTTCTCGAAACTCTGGTGGAGGAGACGGAGGAGCGGCTGATGATCGGCGGCACCTCCAACCTCACCCGCTTCGGGCACGACTTCCCTGTGATGATCCGGCCGGTGCTGGAGGCATTGGAGGAGCAGGTCGTGCTGCTGAAGCTGCTCGGTGAGGCCAAGGACTCGGGCATGACCGTACGTATCGGTCACGAGAACGCCCACGAGGGCCTCAACTCCACGTCCGTGGTCGCGGTCGGCTACGGTTCTGGCGACGAGGCAGTCGCCAAACTCGGCGTGGTCGGACCGACCCGCATGGACTACCCCGGAACGATGGGAGCGGTACGCGCAGTGGCACGTTACGTCGGACAGATCCTGGCGGAGTCGTAA
- a CDS encoding MBL fold metallo-hydrolase yields MDVSWEELGWERLGNGVGRRRLPVWDATVALVAGADRVLLYDTGSSLREGAELRSQAQRLLGRRVTHIALSHPHFDHVLGTAAFAGAEVFGAVGIAGLLRNGADELHSSAVHHGVAEHDAAEAVDVLVAPHHEVCGEWTLDLGGGLQVLLANVGPGHSGHDLAVLVPGSPAVVFCGDLVEQSGDPQAGDDAIPSRWPAALDRLLALGGEDAVYVPGHGAVVDAAFVRMQRDQLAARFGVS; encoded by the coding sequence ATGGACGTCTCTTGGGAAGAGCTGGGCTGGGAGCGGTTGGGCAACGGTGTGGGCCGTCGACGGCTTCCCGTGTGGGACGCGACGGTCGCACTGGTGGCCGGAGCGGACCGTGTCCTGCTCTACGACACCGGATCGTCGCTCCGCGAGGGCGCGGAGCTGCGCTCCCAGGCGCAGCGTCTGCTCGGCCGGAGGGTGACGCATATCGCACTGAGCCACCCGCACTTCGATCATGTTCTGGGCACCGCGGCGTTCGCCGGGGCCGAGGTGTTCGGGGCGGTGGGCATCGCCGGTCTGCTCCGGAACGGGGCGGACGAGCTGCACAGCTCGGCCGTGCACCACGGGGTCGCCGAGCACGATGCCGCGGAAGCCGTGGACGTCCTGGTCGCCCCGCACCACGAGGTGTGCGGGGAGTGGACCCTCGATCTCGGCGGCGGGCTCCAGGTCCTCCTGGCCAATGTCGGGCCGGGTCACAGCGGCCACGACCTGGCCGTACTGGTGCCGGGCTCGCCCGCCGTGGTGTTCTGTGGCGATCTGGTCGAGCAGTCCGGAGATCCGCAGGCCGGCGACGACGCCATTCCCTCCCGCTGGCCCGCCGCCCTGGACCGGCTGCTGGCGCTGGGCGGCGAGGACGCGGTGTACGTACCAGGGCACGGGGCGGTGGTGGACGCGGCGTTCGTACGGATGCAGCGTGATCAACTGGCGGCGCGCTTCGGCGTGTCGTGA
- a CDS encoding DUF3097 domain-containing protein, with the protein MRSYQPDLTPPWPAPEVPAEPDLVVEEAATGFCGAVIRCEKTAQGPTVTLEDRFGKHRVFPMEPRGFLLEGRVVTLVRPSAAAPARPARTASGSLAVPGARARVARAGRIYVEGRHDAELVERVWGDDLRIEGVVVEYLEGIDDLPAIVRDFSPGPDARLGVLVDHLVPGSKESRIAAQVSDSNVLVVGHPYIDVWEAVKPSSVGITAWPRVPRGQDWKTGVCRALSWPENTGAAWQRILSAVHSYRDLEPELLGRVEELIDFVTAPE; encoded by the coding sequence ATGCGCAGCTACCAGCCGGACCTGACCCCGCCGTGGCCGGCCCCCGAGGTCCCCGCCGAGCCCGATCTGGTCGTCGAGGAGGCCGCCACCGGCTTCTGCGGTGCGGTGATCCGCTGCGAGAAGACGGCCCAGGGCCCGACGGTCACCCTGGAGGACCGCTTCGGCAAGCACCGGGTGTTCCCCATGGAGCCGCGCGGCTTCCTGCTGGAGGGCCGGGTGGTCACCCTGGTCCGCCCCTCCGCCGCGGCCCCCGCCCGCCCCGCCCGGACGGCCTCCGGTTCACTGGCGGTCCCCGGGGCGCGCGCACGGGTGGCCCGGGCGGGCCGGATCTACGTGGAGGGCCGCCACGACGCGGAGCTGGTGGAGCGCGTCTGGGGCGACGACCTCCGTATCGAGGGTGTGGTCGTGGAGTACCTGGAGGGCATCGACGACCTCCCGGCGATCGTCCGCGACTTCTCCCCCGGTCCGGACGCGAGGCTGGGCGTCCTGGTCGACCACCTGGTCCCCGGCTCGAAGGAGTCCCGCATCGCCGCCCAGGTCTCGGACAGCAACGTGCTGGTGGTGGGCCACCCGTACATCGACGTCTGGGAAGCGGTGAAACCGTCCTCCGTGGGCATCACGGCGTGGCCGCGGGTCCCGCGCGGCCAGGACTGGAAGACGGGCGTGTGCCGGGCCCTGTCCTGGCCGGAGAACACGGGCGCGGCCTGGCAGCGCATCCTCTCCGCGGTGCACTCCTACCGCGACCTGGAACCGGAGCTGCTGGGCCGGGTGGAAGAGCTGATCGACTTCGTCACGGCTCCCGAGTAG
- the hemW gene encoding radical SAM family heme chaperone HemW, which yields MPSVLPDGEPVPDDGALPSHALDGAADRPLGFYLHVPYCATRCGYCDFNTYTATELRGSGGALASRDNYAAHLIEEVRQARKVLGDDPRPVRTVFVGGGTPTLLPAADLVRMLGAIRDEFGLADDAEVTTEANPESVDPAYLAALREGGFNRVSFGMQSARQHVLKILDRTHTPGRPEACVAEAREAGFEHVNLDLIYGTPGESDDDWRASLDAAIGAGPDHVSAYALIVEEGTQLARRIRRGEIPMTDDDAHADRYLIADEAMAAAGFSWYEVSNWSRTPEGRCLHNELYWRGADWWGAGPGAHSHVGGVRWWNVKHPGAYAQALAEGRSPGAGREVLSAEDRRVERILLELRLVDGCPLTLLAPAGLAAAGRAVEDGLLEAGAFASGRAVLTLRGRLLADAVVRDLVD from the coding sequence ATGCCTTCCGTACTGCCCGATGGTGAGCCCGTGCCCGACGACGGGGCGCTGCCAAGCCACGCCCTGGACGGTGCCGCCGACCGACCGCTCGGCTTCTACCTGCACGTTCCGTACTGCGCGACGCGCTGCGGGTACTGCGACTTCAACACCTACACCGCCACCGAGCTGCGCGGCTCCGGCGGTGCGCTGGCCTCGCGGGACAACTACGCGGCGCACCTGATCGAAGAGGTCCGCCAGGCCCGCAAGGTGCTCGGCGACGATCCGCGGCCGGTCCGCACCGTCTTCGTCGGGGGCGGCACGCCGACGCTGCTGCCCGCCGCCGACCTCGTACGGATGCTGGGGGCGATCCGTGACGAGTTCGGGCTCGCGGACGACGCGGAGGTGACGACGGAGGCGAATCCGGAGTCGGTCGATCCGGCGTATCTGGCGGCGCTCCGGGAAGGCGGCTTCAACCGGGTCTCCTTCGGGATGCAGAGCGCACGGCAGCACGTGCTGAAGATCCTCGACCGGACGCATACGCCCGGCCGGCCCGAGGCGTGCGTCGCCGAGGCGCGGGAAGCGGGCTTCGAACACGTCAACCTCGACCTGATCTACGGCACGCCCGGGGAGTCGGACGACGACTGGCGGGCCTCGCTGGACGCGGCGATCGGTGCCGGGCCGGACCATGTGTCGGCGTACGCGCTGATCGTCGAGGAGGGCACCCAGCTGGCCCGGCGCATCCGGCGCGGGGAGATCCCGATGACCGACGACGACGCGCACGCGGACCGCTATCTGATCGCGGACGAGGCGATGGCCGCGGCGGGCTTCTCCTGGTACGAGGTGTCCAACTGGTCGCGGACCCCGGAGGGCCGCTGCCTGCACAACGAGCTGTACTGGCGCGGGGCCGACTGGTGGGGCGCGGGGCCCGGGGCGCACAGCCACGTGGGCGGTGTGCGGTGGTGGAACGTCAAGCATCCGGGAGCGTACGCGCAGGCCCTGGCCGAGGGGCGGTCGCCGGGTGCCGGGCGCGAGGTCCTGTCGGCGGAGGACCGGCGGGTGGAACGGATTCTGCTGGAGCTGCGGCTGGTCGACGGCTGCCCGCTGACGCTGCTGGCTCCGGCGGGGCTGGCGGCGGCCGGACGGGCCGTGGAGGACGGGCTGCTGGAGGCGGGAGCGTTCGCCTCCGGGCGGGCCGTGCTGACGCTGCGGGGACGGCTGCTGGCCGACGCGGTGGTCCGGGACCTGGTGGACTGA